The Castanea sativa cultivar Marrone di Chiusa Pesio chromosome 11, ASM4071231v1 genome contains a region encoding:
- the LOC142615660 gene encoding uncharacterized protein LOC142615660 isoform X4 encodes MFFMLVRHSKLAERTSDFWSALPLVQALLPALRPIVSNPDVVDDTFSQWKQPTVQQALSQIVSMSASSLYRPLLHACAGYLSSFSPSHAKAACVLIDLCASVLAPWMAQAIAKVDLAVELVEDLLGTIQGSRHSLTRARAALKYIVLALSGHMDDVLRKYKEVKHRILFLVEMLEPFLDPAIATSKSAIAFGDLSSSFPEKQETTCVTALNVIRTAVRKQAVLPSLESEWRHGSVAPSVLLSILEPHMQLPPEIDLCKYPISKPLDPESSNVSPLSSVPWQVGASSKSNTQDDYDGKTDFSDTAVKIDISEDANLFFAPPELRSIAMTNISSGPDENSPVSIHGDLSSEPKQLTEKSVTHQFHIDLVLDAGFTAEYYNMQADYFQLINYRDCELRASEFQRLALDLHSQSEITVEGHDAAIDALLLAAECYVNPFFMLSFKASPKFMDQMNINRTRIAQHHEISEVRSSEKSKRDLETIAHLEKRRDKIVLQLLLEAAELDKKYQNKISFGGQCPYYSEGFEEQVIKLSPLDMQSADAVTLVRQNQALLCNFLIERLRREQHSMHEILMQSLVFLLYSATKLYCAPEHVIDIVLGSAEHLNRTLTSLYYQHKEGNLHLEPEKIHGIQRRWMLLQRLVIASSGDDDGKDFEININSGIRYGNLVPPSAWMQKISTFSRSAFPLVRFLGWMAVSRNAKKYMKDRLFLASDMSQLTYLLSVFTDDLAIVDNVVNRKHEDVRIEESGGKNMPSVKRGFAKEQDGDQSFRVIYPDLSKFFPKMKKQFEAFGEIILEAVGLQLRSLSSSMVPDVLCWFAELCSWPFSHWDQIASENSSDNWKGYVAKNAKAVILYVLEAFVLEHMEAMVPEMPRVVQVLASLCGAAYCDVSFLDSVLHLLKPLISYSLKKISDEERLLVDDSCLNFESLCFDELFNNIRQKNENQNSSAEKVYSRALTIFILASVFCDLSIQRKREMFQSLIFWAEFTAYEPTTSFHDYLSAFQSVMESCKALLVQNLRAFGAIPLQFPPFNDVGSGALSGNSLESQSWFLNDVCDSTCPNKVSQKLENNNSDASIVNEKVYQLSAEEIAEFSRDLEALIVKLDPTVELCWTLHYQLAKKLSIALAQCLMYSRCLSSIARDVHNAEEDDSENPSSCKSVDQFPVHWRIGLEGLAEIMMMLQENRCWEVASLMLDCLLGVPHCFPLDSVIGLICSAIKNISCSAPKISWRLQTDKWLLILLGRGIHTLHESAAHLVDLFCAMLGHSEPEQRFIALRHMGKLVGQDVNGWTAIQPSTLCNNLVSPGLLISVPESILSHLVSSTWDSVAVLASSDTSLSLRTCAMALLVDYIPFAERHQLQSFLAAADSIYGLGKLAHPACEGPLLQLSLALIAGACLYSPAEDISLIPPDVWRNIETLGLSKTDSGLGDLEKKACQVLCRLRNEGDEAKEGLKEVLSSNPTRQSDPDFKSTRESILQVLANLTSVQSYFDIFSKKIDQEVMELEEAEMELDILQKDHLLQEDSKDRHQIPSLASPTKDDTRLRQIKDCIHSLEKTKLREGVVARRQKKLIMRSARQKYLEEAALREAELLQDLDRERAAEAEKEIERQRLLELERAKTKELRHNLDMEKERQTQRELQRELELAESGLRTSRRDFSSSSHSSRPRERYRERENGRSGNEGSTRSGSLQPETSATSTSMGSMPTVVLSGSRQFSGQLPTILQSRDRLDECASSYEENLDGSRDSGDTGSVGDPDLVSAFDVQSGGFGSAQRHGSRGSKSRQVVERRERDSRREGKWERKHS; translated from the exons atgttctttatgcttGTGCGTCACAG CAAACTGGCAGAGAGAACTTCTGACTTCTGGTCTGCATTACCACTTGTACAAGCATTGCTACCAG CACTTCGTCCTATTGTGAGCAATCCTGACGTTGTTGATGATACTTTTTCTCAATGGAAGCAACCTACTGTGCAACAAGCACTATCTCAG ATTGTGTCAATGTCGGCATCATCTTTATACCGCCCACTTCTTCATGCCTGTGCTGGCTATTTGTCATCGTTTTCACCATCACAT GCAAAGGCTGCATGTGTTCTGATTGATCTGTGTGCTAGTGTGCTTGCACCTTGGATGGCTCAGGCGATTGCAAAG GTTGATCTGGCTGTGGAGCTTGTAGAGGATCTTTTGGGTACAATCCAG GGTTCCCGACATTCCCTTACTCGTGCTCGGGCTGCCTTAAAGTACATTGTTCTGGCTCTCTCCGGTCACATGGATGATGTACTACGGAAGTATAAG GAAGTCAAGCACAGGATTCTTTTTCTTGTGGAGATGCTGGAGCCTTTTCTTGATCCTGCTATAGCCACGTCAAAAAGTGCAATAGCTTTTGGAGATCTATCTTCCTCTTTTCCTGAAAAGCAGGAAACCACTTGTGTGACTGCCCTCAATGTCATCCGTACAGCAGTAAGAAAGCAGGCCGTTCTTCCTTCTTTGGAATCTGAATGGAGGCATGGCTCAGTTGCTCCTAG TGTACTTCTATCAATATTGGAACCTCACATGCAGTTACCTCCTGAAATTGATCTTTGCAAGTATCCTATATCTAAACCACTTGATCCTGAATCTTCAAATGTATCCCCTCTTTCTTCTGTCCCTTGGCAAGTAGGAGcttcttcaaaatcaaataccCAAGATGACTATGATGGAAAGACAGATTTTTCTGATACAGCTGTGAAGATTGACATTTCTGAAGATGCCAATCTATTTTTTGCCCCTCCAGAACTTCGGAGCATAGCAATGACAAATATTTCTAGTGGTCCAGATGAGAATAGCCCTGTTTCTATCCATGGGGATCTCAGCTCAGAACCAAAACAGTTGACCGAGAAAAGTGTTACTCACCAGTTTCATATTGACTTAGTGTTAGATGCAGGTTTCACTGCTGAATACTATAATATGCAAGCAGATTATTTTCAGCTAATTAACTATCGAGATTGTGAGCTGAGAGCTTCTGAGTTTCAGCGTTTGGCTTTAGATTTACACTCTCAAAGTGAGATTACAGTTGAGGGTCATGATGCTGCTATAGATGCTCTGCTCTTAGCAGCAGAGTGTTATGTAAATCCCTTTTTTATGTTGTCTTTTAAAGCCAGTCCAAAATTTATGGACCAGATGAACATTAACAGGACTAGAATTGCCCAACATCATGAAATTTCAGAAGTGAGGAGTTCTGAAAAGAGTAAAAGAGATCTAGAAACAATTGCTCATCTTGAAAAGAGAAGAGACAAAATTGTTCTTCAACTACTGCTTGAGGCTGCTGAATTAGACAAGAAGTATCAGAACAAAATTTCATTTGGGGGACAGTGTCCTTACTACTCTGAAGGATTTGAAGAGCAAGTTATCAAGTTGTCTCCTCTTGATATGCAATCTGCAGATGCTGTCACCTTGGTTAGGCAAAATCAAGCtctgttgtgcaattttctgATTGAACGGTTGCGGAGAGAGCAACACTCAATGCATGAAATTCTTATGCAAagtcttgtttttttgttgtattcaGCCACTAAGCTATACTGTGCGCCTGAACATGTGATTGATATTGTATTAGGATCTGCTGAGCACTTAAATAGGACACTGACATCTCTTTACTATCAGCATAAAGAAGGCAATTTACACTTGGAGCCTGAGAAAATACATGGGATACAACGAAGGTGGATGCTGCTTCAAAGGTTGGTAATTGCTTCAAGTGGTGATGATGATGGAAAAGACTTTGAAATCAATATCAACAGTGGTATTCGTTATGGAAATTTAGTTCCACCTTCAGCCTGGATGCAGAAAATATCCACATTTTCACGCTCTGCATTCCCATTGGTTAGGTTTCTTGGTTGGATGGCAGTATCTCGTAATGCAAAAAAGTATATGAAGGACCGTCTTTTCCTTGCTTCCGATATGTCACAGCTGACATATTTACTGTCAGTATTTACAGATGATCTAGCCATAGTAGATAATGTTGTTAATCGAAAGCATGAAGATGTGAGGATTGAAGAGTCAGGGGGCAAAAATATGCCTTCAGTTAAAAGAGGATTTGCTAAGGAACAGGATGGGGATCAATCTTTCCGTGTGATCTATCCTGATCTCAGTAAGTTCTTTCCTAAGATGAAAAAACAATTTGAAGCGTTTGGGGAGATCATTTTGGAGGCAGTAGGCTTGCAGCTGAGATCTCTTTCTTCGAGTATGGTGCCTGATGTCTTGTGTTGGTTTGCTGAGTTGTGTTCCTGGCCATTTTCTCATTGGGACCAAATTGCTTCTGAAAATAGTTCTGATAATTGGAAAGGTTATGTTGCAAAGAATGCAAAAGCTGTCATTCTTTATGTACTCGAAGCCTTTGTACTTGAGCACATGGAAGCAATGGTGCCTGAGATGCCTAGAGTAGTGCAGGTGCTAGCATCACTTTGTGGAGCTGCATACTGTGATGTGTCATTTCTTGACTCTGTACTGCATTTGTTGAAGCCACTCATttcatattctttaaaaaaaatatctgatGAGGAAAGATTGTTGGTTGATGATTCATGTCTTAATTTTGAGTCGTTATGCTTTGATGAGCTTTTTAACAATATTAGACAAAAGAATGAGAATCAAAATAGTTCTGCAGAGAAAGTTTACAGCCGAGCATTAACTATCTTTATTTTGGCTTCTGTCTTTTGTGATTTGTCCATTCAACGTAAAAGGGAAATGTTTCAATCCCTAATATTTTGGGCTGAGTTTACTGCTTATGAACCAACAACTTCTTTTCATGACTATCTATCTGCATTCCAGAGTGTAATGGAAAGTTGCAAAGCTCTGTTAGTTCAAAATTTAAGAGCCTTTGGTGCTATCCCACTTCAGTTTCCCCCCTTCAATGATGTGGGCAGTGGTGCACTCTCTGGTAATAGCTTGGAATCACAATCATGGTTTCTCAATGATGTCTGCGATAGCACATGTCCAAATAAGGTTTCTCAGAAGTTAGAAAACAATAATTCTGACGCTTCTATTGTCAATGAAAAGGTCTATCAGTTATCAGCTGAGGAAATAGCAGAATTTTCTAGAGACTTAGAGGCTCTCATTGTGAAGCTTGACCCTACTGTTGAGCTCTGTTGGACTCTTCATTATCAACTTGCTAAGAAGCTATCTATTGCATTGGCACAGTGTTTAATGTACTCAAGATGCTTATCTTCAATTGCACGTGATGTCCATAATGCTGAAGAGGATGACAGTGAAAATCCTTCATCATGTAAGTCAGTTGACCAGTTTCCAGTTCATTGGAGGATTGGTCTTGAAGGACTAGCTGAAATCATGATGATGCTCCAAGAAAACCGTTGCTGGGAAGTTGCATCTTTGATGCTTGATTGTCTGCTTGGAGTTCCACACTGTTTTCCCCTGGATAGTGTGATTGGTTTGATTTGTTCTGCAATCAAAAACATTTCTTGCAGTGCACCAAAAATTTCATGGCGCTTACAGACTGATAAATGGTTGTTAATTTTACTTGGAAGAGGTATTCATACCCTTCATGAAAGTGCGGCTCATTTGGTTGATTTGTTCTGTGCAATGCTAGGTCATTCTGAACCTGAGCAACGGTTTATAGCACTTCGCCACATGGGAAAACTTGTTGGCCAAGATGTGAATGGATGGACAGCTATACAACCTTCTACACTTTGCAATAATTTAGTTTCACCTGGCTTACTTATTTCTGTTCCTGAGTCTATTCTATCTCATCTGGTTTCTAGTACATGGGATTCGGTGGCTGTTCTGGCATCATCTGACACATCGTTATCTTTAAGGACTTGTGCAATGGCACTTCTCGTAGATTATATCCCATTTGCAGAGCGTCACCAGTTACAATCATTTCTTGCAGCAGCTGATAGTATTTATGGTTTGGGGAAGCTTGCACATCCAGCGTGTGAGGGCCCATTACTGCAACTATCATTAGCACTAATTGCTGGTGCTTGCCTGTACTCTCCAGCTGAAGATATTTCTTTGATTCCTCCAGACGTTTGGAGAAATATTGAGACCTTAGGCTTGTCGAAAACTG ACAGTGGGCTGGGGGATCTAGAGAAGAAGGCTTGCCAAGTCTTGTGTAGATTGAGAAATGAAGGGGATGAAGCTAAAGAG GGCTTAAAAGAAGTGCTCTCTTCAAATCCTACGAGACAATCCGACCCAGATTTTAAGAGTACCCGTGAATCAATTCTTCAG GTTCTTGCAAATCTAACTTCTGTTCAGTCATACTTTGatatcttctccaaaaaaattgaCCAAGAGGTTATG GAACTAGAGGAGGCTGAAATGGAATTGGACATCCTTCAAAAAGATCATTTACTGCAAGAAGATTCCAAAGATAGGCATCAGATTCCTTCTCTAGCCT CTCCTACAAAAGATGATACCCGCCTTCGTCAAATCAAGGACTGCATTCATTCCCT agagaaaactaaaCTCCGAGAGGGTGTAGTAGCCCGCAGGCAAAAGAAACTTATTATGAGAAGTGCCCGTCAGAAATACTTGGAAGAGGCAGCTTTACGCGAAGCAGAACTTCTTCAAGACCTTGATAG GGAGAGGGCAGCTGAAGCGGAGAAGGAGATTGAAAGACAGCGGTTGCTAGAACTTGAGCGTGCTAAAACTAAGGAACTGCGCCACAATCTTGATATGGAGAAGGAGAGGCAAACACAG AGAGAACTTCAGCGTGAACTTGAGCTGGCTGAATCAGGACTCCGAACGTCTCGACGAGACTTTTCTTCCTCCAGTCATAGTAG TCGACCTCGGGAAAGGTATCGTGAAAGGGAAAATGGAAGATCAGGTAATGAAGGGAGCACAAGAAGTGGAAGCCTGCAGCCTGAAACTTCTGCCACTAGTACATCCATGGGAAGCATGCCAACTGTTGTTTTATCTGGATCCCGGCAATTTTCTGGCCAACTTCCTACTATTTTGCAGTCACGAGACCGCCTTGATGAGTGTGCCAGCAGTTATGAAGAAAATCTGGATGGAAGCAGGGACTCAGGTGACACAGGTAGTGTTGGTGATCCAGACTTGGTGTCAGCATTTGACGTACAGTCTGGTGGATTTGGGTCTGCTCAAAGGCATGGATCCAGAGGGAGCAAGTCTAGGCAGGTAGTAGAGAGGAGAGAAAGGGATAGTAGACGCGAAGGGAAGTGGGAAAGAAAACATTCATAA